A single Cannabis sativa cultivar Pink pepper isolate KNU-18-1 chromosome 7, ASM2916894v1, whole genome shotgun sequence DNA region contains:
- the LOC115696603 gene encoding uncharacterized protein LOC115696603 isoform X1, with translation MMSSDGIGGDPCKQISVSENVEVTDRRLVCFEMGATGLNVDSNIELEDDPIPVEETPLVDKRKSKKPIALTSPFMEYDSSISSSKDGSGYGVVKYVAGLCPLDDKIGEDVEHKDEIDFDLWLGEGRRSKKDPHDKEKVYLKGKDKIVPPFRFGVEDVATKMWFHKLAYPGQCLTNSVS, from the exons ATG ATGTCTTCAGATGGAATTGGTGGTGATCCTTGTAAACAGATTTCAGTTTCTGAAAATGTTGAGGTTACGGATCGTCGTCTTGTTTGTTTtgag atggGTGCAACAGGTCTCAATGTTGATTCTAACATTGAACTTGAAGATGACCCAATTCCCGTTGAAGAAACTCCTCTTGTTGACAAGAGGAAATCTAAGAAACCCATAGCGCTGACGTCTCCGTTTATGGAGTATGACTCTTCCATTTCTAGTTCTAAAGATGGTTCTGGTTATGGAGTTGTTAAGTATGTGGCTGGGTTGTGTCCTCTCGATGATAAGATTGGTGAAGATGTAGAACATAAAGACGAGATTGATTTTGACTTGTGGCTTGGTGAAGGACGCCGATCGAAGAAAGAtcc GCATGATAAGGAGAAGGTTTACTTGAAGGGTAAGGATAAGATTGTTCCCCCTTTTCGTTTTGGCGTGGAAGATGTTGCAACCAAGATGTGGTTCCACAAGCTTGCATATCCTGGCCAATGTTTGACTAATTCtgtaagttaa
- the LOC115696603 gene encoding uncharacterized protein LOC115696603 isoform X2: protein MSSDGIGGDPCKQISVSENVEVTDRRLVCFEMGATGLNVDSNIELEDDPIPVEETPLVDKRKSKKPIALTSPFMEYDSSISSSKDGSGYGVVKYVAGLCPLDDKIGEDVEHKDEIDFDLWLGEGRRSKKDPHDKEKVYLKGKDKIVPPFRFGVEDVATKMWFHKLAYPGQCLTNSVS from the exons ATGTCTTCAGATGGAATTGGTGGTGATCCTTGTAAACAGATTTCAGTTTCTGAAAATGTTGAGGTTACGGATCGTCGTCTTGTTTGTTTtgag atggGTGCAACAGGTCTCAATGTTGATTCTAACATTGAACTTGAAGATGACCCAATTCCCGTTGAAGAAACTCCTCTTGTTGACAAGAGGAAATCTAAGAAACCCATAGCGCTGACGTCTCCGTTTATGGAGTATGACTCTTCCATTTCTAGTTCTAAAGATGGTTCTGGTTATGGAGTTGTTAAGTATGTGGCTGGGTTGTGTCCTCTCGATGATAAGATTGGTGAAGATGTAGAACATAAAGACGAGATTGATTTTGACTTGTGGCTTGGTGAAGGACGCCGATCGAAGAAAGAtcc GCATGATAAGGAGAAGGTTTACTTGAAGGGTAAGGATAAGATTGTTCCCCCTTTTCGTTTTGGCGTGGAAGATGTTGCAACCAAGATGTGGTTCCACAAGCTTGCATATCCTGGCCAATGTTTGACTAATTCtgtaagttaa